TATAATGGGGTAGATTCCTCAATATTCATAAGTGAAGCTCTATTCTGACACAATACCGTGGATTGCTGAACAAATGCAGCCAATACCATCGCTGGTCCAGTTGCTGTTACAATTTGATTTTCTTGGCATAAAATACAAGTTTTATAAGTTTCTTCTTCAGACATTCTTGATGTTTGTCCAATACCAACAGCAACAGGTGTTTTTTGAGAACATTCGCTCAAATTCATACTAGAATCTCGATCATTAGACTTATTCACATCTAAAGCAGCTTCTTCAAAAAGTTCAGCGttttctttcataaaatttttttgCATAGCAGCCATTTGTGCCATTATTCTTGCTCGTTTCTCTGCTGCCATTTTGGTTCTCCACTCCTTATCACTTTCAACGTTTTCAGTTGTAGTTTCTGTACAGGGTACAGCTGCTGTACTAACTTCCATTGCTGTATAACCAGCAACTTctctatattttgttaaaaccCAAGTTAATAAATCTTTATATGCTTCTACACGTGGACTGCTAGATAATTCTTCTaacaacttgcaaattttccatttaGCAGCTCTTGCTGTAAAAGCAAAAAATGGATAATAACCAGATTCTTGTTCTTGTAGAGCATACCCAATAAGatgtaaaattttatgtatttgtgattctgagaatCTACGAGGTCTGCAATTAAGTGCTCTCTCTAAtacaatttgcataatatgtaacATGACATCGCATTGTAATAAATTAGTAACTAAACTAAACACTTCTGTCAATTTAGGAAGTTTAGGAGGTGGACAACATTCTAATTCTCCTAGAGCTTTTCTCCGTTTTCGTTGAGTTTCTTCAGAGTTGCTTACTTCTTCTTTTGTATAATGATAAAAGAATACGTTATATTCTGAATATAAATGAGATTTTAGTTCATATACTCCTTTTGCTCCTGATCCTTGTGaaggttttttaaaatttgcaacatcATGTATTACCCTTTCCATTTCAGTTTCCCAATGTGTATCATCTGATAATGTTTTAGTAAGCTCAGAATGAGAAAGAGGTTTAATACACAGTTGctgaattatttcttttttcaataTGTCATCAGCGGTAACCTGTCCAACTCCAAGCACATATCTTTCTCCAATTATTGTAATAAGTAATCCTAAAAATTCTTCGACCAAAGTTTGCCTAATACTCTCATCTTCAAGATGTTTAACAGCATTAACATCAAAATCTAAACTTGCCCACTGTAGAAGATTAAATTTATTCAGaacatgaattaaaaattcattgctTTCTATCAAAGATGCTCCAGCTTGAAGTAAAATAATATCTTTATCTAGCATTTCGGATCTGCACTTAACGTTATGATAGAAATATAACTGATTTAACAAAGAATATCCGTTTCTTTTCCACATACCGCTATGTACTTGTGCAATCATTACTTGAGTAGCTATTACTGGTTCAATAATTTGCTCTAATGTTGGTTTCGTATGATTAATAAATTCCGCACATTGAAAATGTAAATCATGTTTTTCAAGATATGGGAAAAGACCAGCTAAAAATCTGGAAAGTGGTAGGTGTATAGATACTGGTTCAGAAGATACGTCATACTGAAGACATGTTGCACTGTGATCTGCTAATTCTCTCACTTGGGGAGGTCCAATCTCATGACCCGGTTGTTCATATAATCTCCTCAAAACCAATCTAAAAGcctttattaaaacaatttgaTCCGAACCACACCATTGTAGTGCTAAACTAATAACAGGagataatttaatatgtaaattgAACGCAGATTCCCATTCAGGTTCATATTCCATATGTTGACCAACTTGTCTCACTACAGCATCCATACACTGCATGCTACTAAGCAATGTGAGTAAAAGTGAAAGTCCTTGTAGAAAACTTTTCCGTAATTCATCTGTCCAAACATCTGGTTTGGAGCTCAGTAAATATCGTAAATCCTGAAGCATATATAGAGCTCTTTTAAAAGTAGTATTAGGAATAtctctttcaaattccaattttcctgcTGCATTACACTTGCGTGAACTTTCcgaaataaatgtatttaacaaGATAAACAGTACATCATGATGGGCAATTAGATGGTGTGCCAGTGTTGGAACAGTAAATAATTGTACAGAGAAAGAAACAATAGAAAATGAATGATCATGATCATCTCTGATGTAATCTTTCATAACAGAGCCATAATTATAAGTAAACACAATCGCAAAAGCTTTCTTGCTTTCGTATTCCATAAGCATTCCAGACATTAATAATCTGTGCCACGCTGTTCTTGCAGATTTCCATAATTGTGAATCTCTCATAAGTATACCTTCTACAATAGATATAACTGGTAATTTTGTATTGAGTGCAACATTACTAAAAAGCACCCTGAACCCCTCACAAGGACTTATAAATTGTTGTAACCAATGTAAAAGCTTCATAGCAAATATTTGATGAGCAATTACATGAACATGAACTACAAGGACTTTTAACGGTCGACTATTATGTCTTgaagtaaatttttcaatatcattttttaaatcctTGCAACGTTGAAAATCAGAGCATTCTACGACAGCTCTACCATCTCTATCAACACTTGTTACAAATTCTAATGCATCTCTTTGCGAACAATTCATAACACGTGTAAGTGTTGCTATTACTTGATCGAACGTATGAGTTTCATCATTAAATAGAACTGTACAATAATGATCCAAAGTCGATGTTAATGACAAAGGATTATCATCAGTTTCTTTAATGCATAAATCAGCAGGTAGTCCTGGTGTATGTTCTAAAGACAATATTTCATAGCAATACCTTAATACTGCTTCAAAAGTGACGACTGCTCTTTCTGCTATATCTCCAGGTAATTTATTTCCACGAGATTCTTTAGCTTGAATTCCAGCTAAATGTATATTACAAAATGGATCTCTTTTCCAAGCTTCTATAtccccacaatcacaacatccACCACCACAAGAGGTTCCCATTCTATACTTATGATTACGATGAGCTGATTGTTTAAAACAATCCAGGCATAAGACACACGTTGAATCTACACCACATTCTCTGCAGCTATATGTAGCTTCTCCCATTTTGAATACTTTACCACATATCACATTATCTGTTTGACTTATCTGTTTTAATACAACCTGTGGATCTCCATTACAAATAAACTCTTCTAAGGTATTATAAAGTATTTTTTGTGCCTTTtcttcatcaaaattccaa
Above is a window of Megachile rotundata isolate GNS110a chromosome 12, iyMegRotu1, whole genome shotgun sequence DNA encoding:
- the Ubr1 gene encoding ubr1 ubiquitin ligase, translated to MNIEHQTIEDMELSPISSVLPNFSHPCVNIWMEKMNKGVLSCTHFKEHWRIWVPKIYSPEPDSNCLDWNFDEEKAQKILYNTLEEFICNGDPQVVLKQISQTDNVICGKVFKMGEATYSCRECGVDSTCVLCLDCFKQSAHRNHKYRMGTSCGGGCCDCGDIEAWKRDPFCNIHLAGIQAKESRGNKLPGDIAERAVVTFEAVLRYCYEILSLEHTPGLPADLCIKETDDNPLSLTSTLDHYCTVLFNDETHTFDQVIATLTRVMNCSQRDALEFVTSVDRDGRAVVECSDFQRCKDLKNDIEKFTSRHNSRPLKVLVVHVHVIAHQIFAMKLLHWLQQFISPCEGFRVLFSNVALNTKLPVISIVEGILMRDSQLWKSARTAWHRLLMSGMLMEYESKKAFAIVFTYNYGSVMKDYIRDDHDHSFSIVSFSVQLFTVPTLAHHLIAHHDVLFILLNTFISESSRKCNAAGKLEFERDIPNTTFKRALYMLQDLRYLLSSKPDVWTDELRKSFLQGLSLLLTLLSSMQCMDAVVRQVGQHMEYEPEWESAFNLHIKLSPVISLALQWCGSDQIVLIKAFRLVLRRLYEQPGHEIGPPQVRELADHSATCLQYDVSSEPVSIHLPLSRFLAGLFPYLEKHDLHFQCAEFINHTKPTLEQIIEPVIATQVMIAQVHSGMWKRNGYSLLNQLYFYHNVKCRSEMLDKDIILLQAGASLIESNEFLIHVLNKFNLLQWASLDFDVNAVKHLEDESIRQTLVEEFLGLLITIIGERYVLGVGQVTADDILKKEIIQQLCIKPLSHSELTKTLSDDTHWETEMERVIHDVANFKKPSQGSGAKGVYELKSHLYSEYNVFFYHYTKEEVSNSEETQRKRRKALGELECCPPPKLPKLTEVFSLVTNLLQCDVMLHIMQIVLERALNCRPRRFSESQIHKILHLIGYALQEQESGYYPFFAFTARAAKWKICKLLEELSSSPRVEAYKDLLTWVLTKYREVAGYTAMEVSTAAVPCTETTTENVESDKEWRTKMAAEKRARIMAQMAAMQKNFMKENAELFEEAALDVNKSNDRDSSMNLSECSQKTPVAVGIGQTSRMSEEETYKTCILCQENQIVTATGPAMVLAAFVQQSTVLCQNRASLMNIEESTPLYLSSKLGASPHTSTCGHVMHVHCWQKYFNNVLAKENRRPFRLRQPAGFDVEKHEYLCPLCECLSNTVLPLLPALGTLQPTPQNQPELDFGTWLEALKITECNPSGKLYKAQSSKENNDFVCPICVNTKPLGSLDDGSLLCPIKAIRHELGNVATTFESIYGQSGVTLSENLVSTIHFFAQATYTKQYGTEPLETDSRLPLLAWKSTAYSIHAIESLLQDMDKPLLGALSSRQRDNLEGLARISAVLGSTCVNGASTNLTWADKDTIGHHALSLLTLLLKNPDEGASILDWDPFGVLIPLINSLSSLFSTKFDMPPSIITGGVCEFYALQLVFISLIVQILLTIEFNKQMDIDSEEECENTHSESILTLAQTLNINVGTETAATIWKQVREACLPFLRCCALYFHYITDVPAPEDLTKPYGATYENICAYLGLPTTCDDLVKPNLNIIIKLIDIWKSHPTVQMHLSGTRTVTIIKKPLKVNKLVELPEDYSELINMISSFTCPNSVREDSKTPTLCLVCGEMLCSQSYCCQFELNNAMVGACTYHASKCGAGVGLFLRIRECEILFLRIPNRGFFACPPYLDEYGETDQGLRRGNPLRLCHNMYKQLNQLWLGHGLYESISRAVETLSTPISIRWQHL